A genomic region of Arachis stenosperma cultivar V10309 chromosome 9, arast.V10309.gnm1.PFL2, whole genome shotgun sequence contains the following coding sequences:
- the LOC130951877 gene encoding uncharacterized protein LOC130951877, translating to MNPKVLFLFGLLLNLVSNSFQNPNPKTPNSKISKAHVELTNYGFPVGLLPATTVLGYAVNDTSGDFSVRLGGACKITLPPDNYIATYSKTIKGKIVKGKIAELDGIRVRAFFKWWSITGIRSSGDDIVFEVGMVTAKYPSKNFDQSPPCEGQHSSS from the coding sequence ATGAATCCCAAAGTTCTCTTCCTCTTCGGACTTCTCCTAAATCTCGTTTCCAATTCGTTccaaaaccctaaccctaaaaccCCAAATTCGAAGATATCAAAGGCTCATGTTGAGCTCACGAACTATGGCTTTCCAGTGGGGTTATTGCCGGCGACAACCGTGTTGGGCTACGCCGTGAACGACACTTCCGGCGATTTCTCCGTCAGGCTCGGCGGCGCGTGCAAGATCACGCTCCCGCCGGACAACTACATCGCCACGTACTCCAAAACCATCAAGGGGAAGATCGTGAAGGGGAAAATTGCGGAGCTTGATGGGATTAGGGTTCGCGCGTTCTTCAAGTGGTGGTCCATCACGGGAATAAGGTCCTCCGGTGACGACATTGTTTTCGAAGTCGGAATGGTCACCGCCAAGTACCCGTCAAAGAACTTCGACCAGAGCCCCCCTTGCGAGGGACAACACTCCTCTTCCTGA